A single region of the Saprospiraceae bacterium genome encodes:
- a CDS encoding T9SS type A sorting domain-containing protein: MNKLLYLLFISFYSHFLWSQEIVITDADLQGDSTYTWTKDHTYILDGWVFLEEGGVLNIEAGTIIKGRQVPTSSAYDVTVLVIDRGAKINAIGTLEEPIIFTAEADDLSITTDLDENDTGLWGGLIVLGNAPILERSRTTNSIDGFNTPGLGIYGGDNIDDSSGVLQYISFRHGGAAITLTDLISGLTLGGVGRGTLLSHIEVFASQNGGINILGGAAQLKYIVSSFQLGNAFEYSHGWQGKGQFWFSINPQENGDKGGAFIGGETNNPNKFTKPTVSNATFLGADCTLNDPNQRINTVGLRFSEKTGGLFTNNIISGFKKAIEVEDLNETLDTRFRLENGDLVISNNIWFAFCEGEELNAGLNGIIDSDHDGDDPDAQFLINAFQDQGNILADPQMGCICRAKEKCLNPLLNPSSLALDFGTPLNDSFFDPVTFIGAFDHVNNWLSQWTALDAYHFLGGCNLARGQMVIDENLNCTKDTLESGLNGWLLAFQNATDTIFTTTDSIGQFAVHLEAGHFTAHLYPPNDLWELCENDFSFTITDTTQIIIPPFVVKPRVACPFLTVDISTPFLRRCFENTYQISYCNMGTVEAIDAQVQLTLDPLFNFISSSIDPSSQEGLVYTFPLGNLAVGACGHFSVSVLVSCEAALGQSHCMEVAISPNESCESLPPSPQISIGGNCIDEVIEFTVTNIGAVDMTSTEQLIVIEDDVMFLNQPFQLPRAASLPVMIVPKGKTLRIEAPRVPGDPSQGIVSKTIEGCGLNDQGTFSTGFINQLPLGGNEVHEDIDCQTNIGSFDPNDKQGFPEGYQSEHKILPGTEISYLIRFQNTGTDTAFTVVIQDTLSPKFDLSSLRVGAASHDFDWKLHTNILQFQFHRINLPDSSVNEAASHGFFQFSVKPKKELPLKTMVFNKAGIYFDFNEPIITNQTFNTIDKDFIQIPSILTTFENKTFPYKFYPSPLSHQAILDLGNYAIQQGTFKVFNTLGQLLRTESFTGTRFEFNRKNLANGLYFFRVEEQGHPLINGQMILH; this comes from the coding sequence GTACGTATACATGGACGAAGGATCATACCTACATTTTGGATGGATGGGTCTTTTTGGAAGAAGGGGGCGTATTGAATATTGAAGCCGGAACCATTATCAAAGGTCGCCAGGTTCCTACCTCATCAGCGTACGATGTTACCGTGTTGGTTATTGACCGTGGTGCAAAAATAAATGCTATCGGGACCCTTGAGGAGCCGATCATCTTTACGGCCGAAGCGGATGATCTCAGTATAACCACCGATTTAGACGAAAACGATACGGGGCTTTGGGGCGGCCTTATTGTTTTAGGAAATGCTCCAATTTTAGAACGATCAAGAACAACGAATAGTATTGATGGGTTTAATACCCCGGGGCTTGGTATATATGGTGGCGATAACATAGACGATAGTTCGGGCGTCCTTCAATATATTTCCTTTCGGCATGGAGGGGCAGCCATAACCCTTACGGATTTAATTAGTGGATTAACCCTAGGTGGGGTCGGCAGGGGAACCCTGCTTTCTCATATTGAAGTATTCGCCTCTCAAAATGGAGGTATAAATATACTGGGTGGTGCGGCCCAACTCAAATACATTGTTTCTTCTTTCCAGCTTGGCAATGCTTTCGAATACAGTCATGGCTGGCAAGGTAAAGGCCAATTCTGGTTTAGTATCAACCCCCAGGAAAATGGAGACAAGGGAGGAGCCTTTATAGGCGGAGAAACCAACAATCCCAATAAATTTACAAAACCAACCGTCAGTAATGCCACCTTTCTGGGGGCTGATTGTACACTGAATGACCCAAATCAAAGGATAAATACAGTCGGACTTAGGTTTAGTGAAAAAACGGGGGGCTTGTTTACAAATAATATTATTAGTGGCTTCAAAAAGGCGATCGAAGTAGAAGACCTGAATGAGACATTAGACACACGCTTTCGCTTAGAGAATGGAGATTTGGTTATTTCCAATAATATTTGGTTTGCTTTTTGTGAGGGTGAAGAATTGAATGCGGGTCTAAATGGGATCATTGATTCAGACCATGATGGGGATGATCCCGATGCCCAATTTTTAATTAATGCCTTTCAAGATCAAGGCAATATCCTCGCAGACCCACAAATGGGCTGCATTTGTAGAGCAAAGGAGAAATGCTTGAATCCACTCCTAAACCCCAGCAGCCTGGCGCTTGATTTTGGTACGCCCCTCAACGATTCTTTTTTTGATCCGGTTACCTTTATAGGTGCCTTCGATCATGTCAATAATTGGCTGAGCCAATGGACAGCCCTGGATGCTTATCATTTTTTAGGCGGTTGCAACCTGGCCAGGGGTCAAATGGTGATCGATGAAAACCTGAATTGTACCAAAGACACCCTCGAAAGTGGCTTGAATGGCTGGCTGCTAGCTTTCCAAAATGCAACAGACACCATTTTTACCACAACAGATTCAATAGGGCAATTTGCGGTCCACCTGGAAGCAGGCCATTTTACCGCACATCTTTATCCGCCCAATGATTTGTGGGAGCTTTGCGAAAACGACTTTTCCTTTACTATTACGGATACAACCCAAATTATAATCCCCCCTTTTGTCGTTAAACCCAGGGTAGCATGTCCTTTTTTAACCGTTGACATTTCTACTCCGTTCTTAAGAAGATGTTTTGAGAATACATACCAAATCAGTTACTGTAACATGGGTACGGTGGAGGCGATCGACGCACAAGTGCAATTGACCCTCGATCCGCTATTCAATTTTATCAGTAGCTCTATTGATCCAAGTTCCCAGGAGGGATTGGTGTACACCTTTCCCCTTGGCAATTTGGCCGTAGGTGCATGCGGGCATTTTTCCGTTAGCGTCCTGGTAAGCTGCGAGGCAGCTTTGGGTCAGAGCCATTGTATGGAAGTTGCCATTTCTCCAAATGAAAGCTGCGAGTCGTTGCCACCTTCTCCACAAATTAGCATTGGAGGAAATTGCATAGATGAGGTGATCGAATTTACGGTGACCAATATTGGTGCCGTCGACATGACGAGTACGGAACAACTCATCGTTATTGAGGATGATGTTATGTTTCTAAATCAACCTTTTCAATTGCCTCGCGCAGCGTCCTTGCCGGTTATGATCGTCCCCAAAGGTAAAACCTTGCGAATAGAGGCGCCAAGGGTTCCAGGAGACCCTTCCCAAGGTATCGTGAGCAAAACAATTGAAGGCTGCGGACTCAACGATCAAGGCACTTTCAGCACCGGTTTTATCAACCAACTTCCCCTGGGAGGAAACGAAGTCCATGAGGACATTGATTGCCAAACGAATATAGGCTCATTTGATCCCAATGATAAGCAGGGGTTTCCTGAAGGCTATCAGTCTGAGCATAAAATCCTCCCTGGCACTGAAATCTCCTATTTAATCCGTTTTCAAAACACCGGTACGGACACCGCCTTTACCGTGGTTATTCAAGATACTTTGTCCCCCAAATTTGATCTTAGTTCCTTACGTGTTGGAGCTGCGAGCCATGATTTTGATTGGAAGCTACATACCAATATCTTACAATTCCAATTCCACCGAATCAATTTACCTGATAGTAGTGTAAATGAAGCGGCTTCACACGGTTTTTTTCAATTTAGCGTCAAACCTAAAAAAGAACTCCCCTTAAAAACGATGGTTTTCAACAAGGCAGGGATTTATTTCGACTTTAATGAACCCATTATTACCAATCAAACGTTTAATACCATTGACAAAGATTTTATCCAAATTCCGTCTATCCTTACTACGTTTGAAAATAAAACCTTCCCTTATAAATTCTATCCAAGCCCCCTAAGTCATCAAGCAATCCTAGACCTTGGCAATTATGCCATACAGCAAGGTACTTTCAAGGTGTTTAATACCCTGGGACAACTACTTAGAACGGAAAGTTTTACAGGTACCCGATTTGAGTTTAATCGAAAAAACCTGGCTAATGGCCTGTATTTCTTTCGGGTAGAAGAGCAAGGACACCCCCTAATAAATGGACAAATGATTTTACACTAA
- a CDS encoding DUF354 domain-containing protein has protein sequence MRILIDIGHPGHVHLFKHLAHLIEKDGGEVLFTVRDKECELELLEAEHFPYKNFGKHYKSLFGKVWGLLKFDVEMLWTAFRFKPDLFISHGSIYAAHIAFLMGKKHLSLEDSGNMEQIVLYRPFTEIILTPEVLAEQLGPKQIRYNGYHEIAYLHPDYFTPNVEAYKWLGIEEGEKYGIVRFISWKATHDVGHKGLTNEDKIKLVQKLSKEMKVFITAEASLPPELESYKIKIAPEQLHDALYFASIVVSEGTTIASEAGVLGTPAIYINSIVRSYVQDQEKYGLVFNTNESAKVFAMVDDILAQDREVFRERRVKLLEDKINVTKYLYHFIEDHYLKNMSAMESGKAYN, from the coding sequence ATGCGAATTTTAATTGACATTGGACACCCTGGGCATGTACATTTATTTAAACACCTCGCCCACCTTATCGAAAAGGACGGTGGTGAAGTTTTATTTACGGTGCGTGACAAAGAGTGTGAATTAGAATTATTAGAAGCGGAGCATTTTCCTTATAAAAACTTCGGTAAACACTACAAAAGCCTCTTTGGCAAGGTCTGGGGATTACTCAAATTTGATGTAGAAATGCTATGGACAGCCTTTCGCTTCAAGCCGGATCTATTCATCAGTCATGGTTCTATTTATGCCGCTCATATTGCCTTTTTAATGGGCAAAAAGCATTTGTCTCTTGAAGATTCCGGTAATATGGAACAGATTGTGCTGTACCGGCCATTTACCGAAATTATCCTGACGCCTGAGGTCTTAGCAGAACAACTGGGCCCCAAACAAATCCGCTACAATGGCTATCATGAGATCGCTTACCTCCATCCTGACTATTTCACGCCAAATGTTGAAGCCTATAAGTGGCTAGGGATCGAGGAAGGAGAGAAATATGGTATTGTTCGTTTCATTTCCTGGAAAGCTACGCATGATGTAGGGCATAAAGGCTTGACCAATGAGGATAAAATAAAATTAGTGCAGAAGCTATCTAAAGAAATGAAGGTTTTCATTACTGCGGAGGCCAGCCTTCCGCCAGAATTGGAATCTTATAAAATCAAAATAGCACCCGAACAGCTACATGATGCGCTGTACTTTGCATCCATCGTGGTCAGTGAAGGAACCACCATTGCTTCTGAAGCTGGGGTACTAGGAACACCTGCCATTTACATCAATTCCATTGTTCGAAGTTATGTACAAGACCAGGAGAAGTATGGCCTTGTTTTTAACACCAATGAATCGGCTAAGGTATTTGCTATGGTCGATGATATTCTGGCACAGGATCGCGAGGTATTCAGAGAAAGAAGGGTGAAGCTGCTGGAAGATAAAATTAATGTCACCAAATACCTATACCACTTTATTGAAGATCACTACCTCAAAAATATGTCAGCCATGGAGTCGGGCAAGGCTTACAACTGA
- a CDS encoding prohibitin family protein: MIQSKVFKTSLFLMGCIVLLSSCATIREGEVGVKRVLGKYDDQTYTQGLRFYNPLTAKIVKISIQTENLEVGLNIPSKEGLNIISEVSILYNVLPKEAPEILRNIGKGYERNIILPVFRSSVADVTSRFYAKDMHTGERSTIEKAIRDQMMIHLQGKGIHVEAVLLKSIQMPQSLARAIEVKLEAEQQAQQMEFVLEQAKREAEQKRIEAEGTRDAQKIIAEGLSPAILQFKSIEAFLELAKSPNAKIIVSDGDLPVLMNSELGQGVSTSQNTRFKN, from the coding sequence ATGATTCAATCTAAAGTATTCAAAACCAGTCTATTTCTAATGGGATGTATCGTCCTATTGTCGAGTTGTGCCACTATCCGCGAAGGGGAGGTCGGCGTAAAGCGAGTACTCGGTAAATACGATGATCAAACTTACACTCAAGGCCTGAGATTTTATAATCCTTTGACCGCAAAAATTGTCAAGATATCTATCCAAACGGAGAACTTGGAAGTCGGGCTGAATATCCCTTCAAAAGAGGGATTGAATATCATTTCAGAAGTTTCAATCCTTTATAATGTTTTACCAAAAGAAGCCCCGGAAATTTTGAGGAATATAGGCAAGGGGTATGAAAGGAATATTATCCTCCCTGTTTTCAGGTCATCTGTGGCGGATGTCACCTCTAGATTTTATGCAAAAGATATGCACACAGGCGAACGCTCTACCATTGAAAAAGCCATTCGGGATCAGATGATGATTCACTTGCAAGGGAAGGGGATTCACGTAGAGGCGGTACTTTTAAAAAGTATACAAATGCCACAAAGTCTGGCTAGAGCCATTGAAGTGAAACTAGAAGCTGAACAGCAAGCACAACAGATGGAGTTTGTTTTGGAACAAGCAAAACGAGAAGCAGAGCAAAAGCGAATAGAAGCAGAGGGAACGCGAGATGCTCAAAAAATCATAGCGGAGGGCTTGAGCCCGGCCATACTTCAATTCAAGTCTATCGAAGCTTTTCTGGAATTGGCTAAGTCGCCTAACGCTAAAATCATTGTTTCTGATGGAGATCTTCCTGTATTAATGAATTCTGAACTGGGACAGGGCGTTTCCACTAGCCAAAATACCCGATTTAAAAATTGA
- a CDS encoding TetR/AcrR family transcriptional regulator translates to MNALFLSINLKINPNLHLKNPQQTDLGKKIIEHSVNLIDDIGLEQFTFKKLAEVIESTEASIYRYFENKHQLFVYLLNWYWEWMMIRIDLNTMNIANPAMRLKIALGIIVDTAKRNTDVAFVDEEALHRIVVREGAKGYHHKLVDEDNKEGYFISYKKLTKKIADIFIEINPSYPYPIALASMLIEASNNNLYFARHLPRLTDLDGEDPNLSDKVKDLLEHFAFGLLQSTKC, encoded by the coding sequence ATGAATGCTTTGTTTTTATCCATCAATTTAAAAATCAACCCTAATCTCCACCTCAAAAACCCACAACAGACAGACCTGGGGAAAAAGATCATAGAGCATAGTGTCAATTTGATAGATGACATTGGTCTTGAGCAGTTTACCTTCAAAAAGTTAGCGGAGGTTATAGAATCGACCGAAGCTTCTATCTATCGTTATTTTGAGAATAAACACCAGCTGTTTGTCTATTTACTCAACTGGTATTGGGAGTGGATGATGATTCGGATTGACTTGAATACGATGAATATTGCAAATCCGGCTATGCGATTGAAGATTGCTTTAGGGATCATTGTAGATACGGCCAAGCGGAACACTGACGTCGCCTTTGTAGATGAAGAGGCGCTACACCGAATCGTCGTTAGAGAGGGCGCAAAGGGGTATCACCATAAATTGGTCGACGAGGATAATAAAGAAGGCTACTTTATATCATACAAGAAACTGACGAAGAAAATTGCTGATATTTTTATCGAAATCAATCCCAGTTACCCATATCCTATCGCACTTGCCAGCATGCTAATTGAGGCCTCGAATAATAACCTCTACTTTGCCAGGCACTTGCCTAGATTGACTGACCTAGACGGAGAGGATCCTAATCTGTCGGATAAAGTAAAAGATTTGCTGGAGCACTTCGCTTTCGGGCTGCTACAAAGTACAAAATGCTGA
- a CDS encoding RNA polymerase sigma factor, whose product MNTSDFVTEFDALSKYLKGFAFKLTKDVHMAEDLFQDTAFRAFNYQDKFSSNSNLRAWLCTIMKNTFINNFRGKKRQRKLLDNCVDDQMFHSEKHYIRNEGEGQLVMEDLSSFIDALDERFRAPFLMMHNGYKYEEICEELALPLGTVKSRIYMARNELKRKISLLYGGHISLN is encoded by the coding sequence ATGAATACTAGTGATTTTGTTACTGAATTCGATGCCCTCTCCAAGTACCTTAAAGGATTTGCCTTTAAATTGACGAAGGACGTCCATATGGCAGAAGATTTATTCCAAGATACAGCATTTCGTGCCTTTAATTACCAGGATAAATTTTCATCTAATTCCAACCTACGGGCGTGGTTATGTACCATCATGAAGAATACCTTTATTAATAATTTTAGGGGAAAGAAAAGACAGCGCAAACTGTTGGATAATTGTGTTGATGATCAAATGTTCCATAGTGAAAAGCACTATATCAGGAACGAAGGAGAAGGCCAGCTGGTCATGGAGGACCTAAGTTCCTTTATCGACGCGCTTGATGAGCGTTTCAGGGCGCCATTTTTGATGATGCACAATGGCTACAAATATGAAGAGATCTGCGAGGAGTTGGCGCTGCCATTAGGTACGGTGAAAAGTAGAATTTATATGGCCAGGAATGAATTGAAGCGCAAAATTTCTTTGCTCTATGGTGGACATATAAGCCTCAACTAG
- a CDS encoding VOC family protein, producing the protein MANAINWFELPASNFQRAVKFYHEITNKELQLFEQGELQMAFFSAENKGVGGCVTYGNGNKPQAEGTLVYLNGGDDLAQPLSRVEKAGGKVVMPKTSIGENGFMAIFMDTEGNRVALHSMS; encoded by the coding sequence ATGGCAAATGCAATCAATTGGTTTGAATTACCTGCATCAAATTTCCAGCGGGCAGTTAAGTTCTATCATGAAATCACCAACAAAGAATTACAACTTTTTGAGCAAGGAGAGCTCCAAATGGCCTTTTTCAGTGCCGAGAACAAGGGGGTTGGCGGTTGTGTCACCTACGGAAATGGCAATAAACCTCAAGCAGAAGGCACCCTGGTCTACCTAAATGGTGGAGATGACCTGGCCCAACCTTTGTCAAGGGTAGAAAAGGCAGGAGGCAAAGTCGTTATGCCTAAGACGTCCATCGGAGAAAATGGCTTCATGGCTATTTTTATGGATACGGAAGGCAACCGCGTGGCGCTGCATTCCATGAGTTAA
- a CDS encoding DUF2461 domain-containing protein: protein MTFFTEDFNAFFKDLAKNNHKEWFNAHKKRYEMSVKLPFEAFISEMLRRIQKEDPRVNIEAKEAILRINRDIRFAKDKTPYNLHQTAFLSAGGRKHKEIPGFFLRLSPEMVGIMAGAYHPSNEELQKIRYNITNNDFEITEILNNKSFKEKYTTLKGEQSKRIPSEFKAAAIKQPLVANKQFYVMAELSPDLITADDLADQLMTYYHAAKPLNDFLINVMK, encoded by the coding sequence ATGACATTTTTCACTGAAGATTTTAATGCATTTTTCAAAGACCTGGCTAAGAACAACCATAAAGAGTGGTTCAATGCCCATAAAAAACGGTACGAAATGTCCGTAAAGCTTCCCTTTGAAGCCTTTATTAGCGAAATGCTCCGGCGTATCCAAAAAGAGGATCCTCGTGTCAATATTGAAGCTAAAGAGGCGATCCTTCGCATCAATAGAGACATTCGTTTTGCTAAGGACAAAACACCTTATAATCTTCACCAAACGGCTTTCTTGTCGGCTGGTGGTCGCAAGCATAAGGAGATCCCTGGTTTTTTCCTGCGGCTTTCGCCCGAAATGGTGGGCATCATGGCAGGTGCTTACCATCCTTCGAATGAGGAGCTTCAAAAGATCAGATACAACATCACAAATAATGATTTTGAAATAACAGAAATACTTAATAATAAATCATTTAAAGAAAAATATACTACACTTAAAGGAGAACAAAGTAAACGGATTCCTAGTGAATTTAAAGCGGCTGCTATTAAACAGCCTTTGGTCGCCAACAAGCAATTTTATGTCATGGCCGAACTTTCGCCTGACTTAATTACGGCTGATGACCTCGCCGATCAACTGATGACCTATTACCATGCTGCTAAGCCTCTGAATGATTTCCTCATTAATGTAATGAAATGA
- a CDS encoding FG-GAP-like repeat-containing protein has translation MKQLFLCFNFCLGLLPVVSQIQFQDASVFLANKAVFSGAPIGVVDMNGDGLDDIVRLDKTRQLVIDYQLDTSDFFAGQTFMNISFSLWSICVADINHDGYNDIFTGGASGDLNILFAKEHGSAYLTQRKIHAIFPQGSNFVDIDNDGHSDLFICNDTGVSVAFKNDGSGAFSEDSSLIYPISTVPSNNSGNYAAIWTDFDNDNDLDLYISKCAVGVQNPNDGRRLNLLFRKDGPGQWTELADSLGLQPKGQSWSTDFADIDNDGDLDCFIINHDIRSSLLLNKGDGHFVNINDSSGIVAFTGSIEMGIQGKFADFDNDGFVDLLLTNDSPSGHHLLLRNNGNLTFSDFSDSIPAPKRLQSAAIGDLNNDGFLDILGAYAKGFNFPDTVPDNLFLNRGNKHHYLKILLKGLVSNPNGIGARLECYGPWGKQIREVRSGEGYGVMHSFTQHFGLGTAEYIDSLIIKWPSGWRDKIYVPNIDQTLFVTEGETCQTSLDFIAVASGFTYQFLANPDSLARQWMWTFGDGNSSEEAQPIHTYDSTGYFEVCLEILSICGSTQSICKTIEITATSTSSPQEGKTPYLLFPNPGSEQINLRWEEKADEPVSIRLYNIAGQEISFDSKSQTLQSAQLVLPSLPSGRYQFAILTERGKWYFLAFVKN, from the coding sequence ATGAAACAGCTCTTCCTTTGTTTTAATTTTTGCTTGGGACTACTCCCAGTAGTAAGTCAAATCCAGTTCCAGGATGCCTCGGTATTTTTGGCCAACAAGGCAGTTTTTAGTGGTGCGCCGATAGGGGTGGTAGATATGAATGGCGATGGCTTGGATGATATCGTCCGTCTGGATAAGACCAGGCAGCTTGTCATTGATTATCAGTTGGATACGTCCGACTTTTTCGCTGGTCAAACATTTATGAATATTTCGTTTTCGCTATGGAGTATTTGTGTAGCAGATATCAACCACGATGGCTATAATGATATTTTCACAGGAGGTGCCAGTGGCGATCTAAACATCCTGTTTGCTAAAGAACATGGCAGCGCTTATCTTACTCAAAGAAAAATCCATGCTATTTTCCCCCAAGGTTCTAATTTTGTAGATATAGATAATGACGGCCATTCCGATTTATTTATTTGTAATGATACGGGGGTGTCTGTTGCCTTTAAAAACGATGGCTCAGGTGCTTTCAGCGAAGATTCAAGTCTGATATACCCGATTTCTACTGTTCCTTCCAACAATTCGGGGAATTATGCTGCCATCTGGACCGACTTTGATAATGATAATGACTTGGATCTTTACATATCCAAATGTGCCGTAGGCGTACAAAATCCTAATGATGGTCGAAGACTAAACTTACTATTCCGAAAAGATGGGCCTGGCCAATGGACGGAACTAGCAGATAGTCTGGGCCTGCAGCCCAAGGGCCAATCCTGGTCTACCGATTTTGCCGATATTGATAATGATGGCGATTTGGATTGTTTTATCATTAATCATGATATAAGGAGTTCTTTGCTACTCAATAAGGGCGATGGTCATTTTGTCAATATTAATGACAGTAGTGGCATTGTAGCGTTTACGGGATCTATAGAAATGGGTATCCAAGGCAAATTTGCCGATTTCGACAATGATGGTTTTGTCGATTTATTACTAACCAACGATTCGCCTTCAGGTCATCACCTATTACTTCGAAACAATGGTAATCTAACCTTTTCGGACTTTTCCGATAGTATTCCTGCTCCTAAGCGTTTGCAATCGGCAGCCATCGGGGATTTGAACAATGACGGGTTCCTGGATATTCTCGGCGCTTATGCCAAAGGATTTAACTTCCCTGATACCGTACCAGATAACCTGTTCCTAAACCGAGGCAATAAGCACCACTATTTAAAAATCCTATTGAAAGGACTCGTTTCTAATCCCAATGGGATTGGAGCCCGGCTGGAATGTTATGGCCCTTGGGGTAAGCAAATCAGGGAGGTACGAAGTGGGGAGGGGTATGGGGTAATGCATTCCTTTACCCAACATTTTGGTTTAGGTACTGCCGAATATATCGACAGCCTTATCATCAAATGGCCATCTGGTTGGAGAGATAAAATCTATGTGCCAAATATAGACCAAACCCTGTTTGTCACCGAAGGCGAAACTTGCCAGACAAGTTTGGATTTCATAGCCGTCGCCAGTGGATTTACCTACCAATTTCTGGCCAACCCTGATTCTCTAGCCCGCCAGTGGATGTGGACCTTTGGAGATGGCAATAGCAGTGAGGAAGCACAACCTATTCATACTTATGATAGCACAGGCTACTTTGAGGTTTGCCTGGAAATACTTTCTATTTGCGGCAGTACCCAATCCATTTGCAAAACGATTGAAATTACCGCTACCAGTACCTCCTCTCCACAGGAAGGAAAAACGCCTTATCTCTTGTTCCCCAATCCGGGGAGCGAGCAAATAAACCTGCGATGGGAAGAAAAAGCAGATGAACCGGTAAGTATTCGGCTTTATAATATTGCTGGACAAGAAATAAGCTTCGATAGCAAGTCCCAAACGCTCCAATCCGCACAGCTAGTGCTACCTTCGCTACCCTCAGGAAGGTACCAGTTCGCCATTTTGACGGAGCGTGGAAAATGGTATTTCCTTGCTTTTGTAAAAAATTAA